A single region of the Changchengzhania lutea genome encodes:
- a CDS encoding DUF559 domain-containing protein, giving the protein MPNHKQLLSLLSNQDASLSKIYASMARDLAAVLKKYKVNNSSKLWFKNKTVKKAVDNVLSKHRPIILNHIYGQSSKAWELSNTHNDVMVNDYIKGITLPNDGIFFQRNTEALQAFLKRSQNGLNLSDRVWNLSKQTKGQLEYFIASGLTEGRSATSLAKDLQRYLKHPTRRFRRLRDKTTGRLKLSDPAKNFKPGRGVYRSSYKNALRLARNEVNIAYRTADFERRKKLPFVLGVTVNLSPAHPKYDICFTAWQYKITTSKGQKYIKDIEAGDLVLTHKGRFRKVSKLFKSTCYDVDKTEIQYEVPYDNRSKTKNISATSNHPFLINGEWKRIDSAKTGNVIKILATRCKSCDTKIPMYREYCSKSCSSRNTATNQWKNPEHVKSVSEKRMKVIKDNGGRIPYLEDWVNSGENVKNITSKSAIAKRTKSLKAISDRKMKNGTHPFIQPENIRKSAQALGNSHNRSFIEKKMQWLLSELKISNETQKIVFRNKAKKPNGQRRYFKPDFVLSDYKIIIECDGDFWHSKTVKKDLERQRELESMGYMVLRFKGSQIRNDLKSVSDEIQRVVYNHEEKYEFLEYPISKVRHYKQKQTTPITKWNFQVEEDNSYIVNGVVVHNCDELVGDYPKEFKFVGWHANCLCFTTTKLASKQDFIKQLKGKSIADNKFISAIPNRANKYLQENADKIKGLSSKPYFIRDNFKNTKDGFALKKSTLKTK; this is encoded by the coding sequence ATGCCAAATCATAAACAGCTCCTAAGCCTATTATCAAACCAAGATGCATCATTAAGTAAGATATATGCATCTATGGCCAGAGACTTGGCAGCTGTGTTAAAGAAGTATAAAGTCAACAATAGTTCCAAATTATGGTTTAAAAACAAAACCGTTAAAAAAGCGGTAGATAACGTTTTAAGCAAGCACCGCCCTATAATTCTGAACCATATTTATGGCCAATCGTCTAAAGCCTGGGAATTATCTAACACCCATAACGATGTTATGGTTAATGACTATATAAAAGGGATTACACTACCTAATGACGGTATATTCTTTCAAAGAAACACCGAAGCTCTTCAAGCTTTTTTAAAACGTTCTCAAAACGGGTTGAATTTATCTGATCGGGTTTGGAATCTTTCCAAACAAACCAAAGGTCAATTAGAATATTTCATTGCATCGGGATTAACTGAGGGCAGAAGCGCCACATCTTTAGCAAAAGACTTGCAACGCTACCTTAAACATCCAACAAGACGTTTTAGAAGACTTCGAGATAAGACTACCGGCAGATTAAAGCTAAGTGATCCTGCCAAAAATTTCAAACCTGGTCGAGGTGTATATCGTTCATCGTATAAAAATGCTTTGCGATTGGCCAGAAACGAAGTTAATATAGCTTACAGAACTGCCGATTTTGAACGTAGAAAGAAACTGCCATTTGTTTTAGGAGTTACCGTTAATTTAAGTCCGGCTCATCCTAAATATGATATTTGTTTTACAGCATGGCAATATAAAATAACTACGTCCAAAGGACAGAAGTACATAAAAGACATAGAAGCCGGAGATTTAGTTTTAACCCATAAAGGTAGATTTAGAAAAGTATCGAAATTATTTAAAAGTACTTGTTATGATGTTGATAAAACTGAAATCCAATACGAAGTGCCTTATGATAATAGAAGTAAAACAAAGAACATTTCTGCAACCTCAAATCATCCTTTTTTAATCAATGGAGAATGGAAAAGAATTGATTCGGCTAAAACTGGTAATGTTATTAAAATTTTAGCAACTAGATGTAAATCATGTGATACTAAAATTCCAATGTATAGAGAATATTGTTCAAAATCATGTTCTTCAAGAAACACAGCTACAAATCAATGGAAAAACCCTGAGCACGTAAAGTCGGTTTCAGAAAAAAGAATGAAAGTCATTAAAGATAATGGTGGTAGAATACCATATCTTGAGGATTGGGTTAATTCAGGAGAAAATGTAAAAAACATAACGTCTAAATCCGCTATAGCCAAAAGGACAAAGTCATTAAAAGCGATATCTGATAGAAAAATGAAAAATGGTACACATCCATTTATTCAACCAGAAAACATTAGAAAATCAGCTCAAGCACTTGGTAATTCGCACAACCGTTCTTTTATAGAAAAAAAAATGCAATGGTTATTAAGTGAGTTAAAAATAAGCAACGAAACACAAAAAATAGTTTTTAGAAACAAAGCAAAAAAACCAAACGGACAGAGAAGATACTTTAAACCTGATTTTGTATTAAGCGACTACAAAATTATAATTGAATGTGATGGTGATTTTTGGCACTCAAAGACAGTAAAAAAGGACTTAGAAAGACAACGTGAATTAGAATCTATGGGTTATATGGTTCTAAGATTTAAAGGAAGTCAAATAAGAAATGATTTAAAAAGTGTTTCTGATGAAATTCAAAGAGTTGTTTATAATCATGAAGAAAAATATGAGTTTTTAGAATATCCAATTTCAAAGGTTAGACACTATAAACAAAAGCAAACTACACCTATAACTAAATGGAATTTTCAAGTTGAAGAAGATAATTCATATATAGTTAACGGAGTAGTGGTTCATAATTGCGACGAATTAGTTGGCGACTATCCAAAAGAATTTAAATTTGTTGGATGGCACGCTAATTGCCTATGCTTCACCACTACCAAACTAGCATCAAAGCAGGATTTTATTAAGCAACTTAAAGGCAAGTCTATTGCGGATAACAAGTTTATAAGCGCCATACCAAATAGAGCAAATAAATACCTACAAGAGAACGCCGATAAAATTAAAGGATTAAGCAGTAAGCCTTATTTTATAAGGGATAATTTTAAGAATACCAAGGATGGGTTTGCTCTTAAAAAATCAACATTAAAAACTAAATAA
- a CDS encoding phage portal protein — protein sequence MDFLELLKTGKINEAIPMMSKKPDVENYTKEFNNERDIRDTQVGKRKDKISKNETIKVTKIPIPFQRQIVKTASTFLFGNPVKLVERKNQDQSDDQNKDAFLAIIDLWDDLRMDPMLLKLCRAVKSETEAAIIFFDVKKEGEKEVKIKSSLKTSKNGKLLPVFDAFGDMIAFGWEYTTKESDKDVGYLYVWTNDVKYTFKRTSKDWVEENKETNLFKKIPAVYLSQDHPEWWEVQDLIDRFEMSFSKFGDTNDYFASPMYKVKGAVKSIPKKDETGKMVKLDIVETDKGNVIEADLEVIGWDRAPEALKLEFETEKALIYGLTDTPDLSFDNVKGIGNISGIALKLMFLGPMLKAKEGKGDYQILISRIINVMKAGISNISNTSLKAKLDALKIDVEFTSVLPENLKEIIEILSDATGNKPVMSQKTAVSFNPLVNNNDEELENIKSEGQLELGDTVN from the coding sequence ATGGATTTTTTAGAATTATTAAAAACGGGTAAAATTAATGAGGCTATTCCTATGATGTCTAAAAAGCCCGATGTCGAGAACTATACCAAAGAGTTCAATAATGAGCGTGATATAAGGGACACACAGGTAGGAAAACGTAAAGATAAAATCTCAAAAAACGAAACGATCAAAGTCACTAAAATCCCTATTCCTTTTCAGCGCCAGATTGTAAAAACAGCATCGACTTTTCTATTTGGAAACCCTGTGAAATTGGTTGAACGAAAAAATCAGGACCAAAGCGATGATCAAAACAAAGACGCCTTTTTAGCAATAATCGATTTATGGGATGATTTGCGAATGGATCCTATGTTGCTAAAACTATGCAGAGCAGTTAAATCTGAAACCGAGGCAGCCATCATATTTTTTGATGTTAAAAAGGAAGGTGAGAAGGAAGTTAAGATAAAATCCAGTCTTAAAACCTCTAAAAACGGAAAGCTATTGCCTGTGTTTGATGCCTTTGGAGATATGATTGCCTTTGGATGGGAATACACTACCAAAGAAAGCGATAAGGATGTTGGCTATTTATATGTGTGGACGAATGACGTTAAATATACATTTAAGAGAACATCTAAAGATTGGGTAGAAGAAAACAAAGAGACAAATTTATTTAAAAAGATCCCCGCGGTATATTTATCACAGGACCATCCTGAGTGGTGGGAGGTTCAAGACTTAATTGATAGATTCGAGATGTCTTTCTCTAAGTTTGGGGACACCAATGATTATTTCGCCTCGCCCATGTACAAAGTGAAAGGTGCTGTTAAATCGATTCCTAAAAAAGATGAAACAGGCAAAATGGTTAAATTGGATATCGTTGAAACCGATAAAGGGAATGTTATTGAAGCCGATCTAGAAGTAATTGGTTGGGATCGTGCACCAGAGGCTTTAAAGCTTGAATTTGAAACAGAAAAGGCATTAATATATGGGCTCACAGATACGCCGGATCTATCTTTCGATAACGTAAAAGGCATAGGTAATATATCTGGAATTGCCTTAAAACTTATGTTCTTAGGTCCCATGTTAAAAGCTAAGGAAGGTAAGGGCGATTATCAAATTTTAATTAGTCGGATAATCAATGTCATGAAGGCCGGGATATCCAATATATCTAATACTAGCCTTAAGGCCAAACTGGATGCATTAAAGATTGATGTAGAATTTACGAGTGTGCTCCCTGAAAACCTTAAGGAAATTATTGAAATATTATCTGATGCCACGGGTAACAAGCCTGTTATGAGCCAAAAAACAGCCGTTAGCTTTAACCCCTTAGTCAACAATAATGATGAAGAACTTGAGAATATTAAATCTGAAGGGCAATTGGAGTTGGGAGATACTGTTAATTAA
- a CDS encoding terminase large subunit domain-containing protein, which translates to MAEAKVISPQPGYQMMALSSSADIVIGGGAAGAGKTFSLLLDPLRDIKIPDFNAVIFRRTTPQITAAGGLWDESKKLYPYVAGKANETQLNWTFPTGSKLKFSHLEHEKNVTSWQGSQIPFIGLDELTHFSKDTFFYLLSRNRSTCGVKPRVRATCNPDPDSWLYEIIKWWIGDDGFPIPERQGVIRYFAKDGDTMIWASTVDECIKKASYFIFPLSEKAGLPPENFIKSLTFIGGSVYENKALLSVNPEYLANLAAQSSDSKLQLLDGNWKVSLNPSDVYDYNHFRDVFKNNFVKPSDKRITVDVAMGGKDKLIISYFEGYRLEDILIIDKSSGKDVIDAITLFQSKHQVGNSKVIYDADGVGAFIGGENNGFIEGAIAFHNGSKAIETNDKRKFYNLKTQCFIYSGERVSRSESFISENVANTMYDDKMTVRQRLMFERKAIKTKVQRDEEPVRLIGKDEMKQKYLTGGSPDLLDGFMMNEYFDIMPKIYVHETEISANDLGLF; encoded by the coding sequence ATGGCAGAGGCTAAGGTAATTTCGCCACAACCAGGATATCAGATGATGGCACTTTCTTCTAGTGCTGATATTGTTATTGGTGGTGGTGCTGCTGGAGCTGGTAAAACATTTTCGTTGCTTTTAGACCCGTTAAGGGATATTAAGATACCTGATTTTAATGCTGTTATATTCAGAAGAACAACGCCACAAATTACAGCAGCTGGTGGTTTGTGGGATGAAAGCAAAAAGTTATATCCGTATGTTGCTGGTAAAGCTAATGAAACGCAATTAAATTGGACGTTTCCTACCGGATCAAAACTAAAATTCAGCCATTTAGAACATGAAAAGAATGTAACTTCATGGCAAGGTTCTCAGATACCATTTATTGGGCTTGATGAGCTTACACACTTTTCAAAAGACACTTTCTTTTATCTTTTATCACGTAACCGTTCAACCTGTGGTGTAAAACCAAGAGTTAGAGCAACCTGCAATCCTGATCCTGATAGTTGGTTATACGAAATTATTAAATGGTGGATAGGTGATGATGGTTTTCCAATTCCAGAACGACAAGGTGTTATAAGATATTTTGCCAAAGATGGTGATACCATGATTTGGGCGAGCACTGTAGATGAATGCATTAAAAAAGCCTCATATTTTATTTTTCCTTTATCAGAAAAAGCAGGTTTACCTCCAGAAAACTTTATCAAATCACTTACGTTTATTGGTGGCTCTGTTTATGAAAACAAAGCGCTTTTAAGTGTAAATCCTGAGTATTTAGCAAACTTAGCAGCTCAGAGTTCAGACTCAAAGCTGCAACTTCTCGACGGTAACTGGAAAGTGTCATTAAATCCTTCAGACGTTTATGATTATAATCATTTCAGGGATGTATTTAAAAATAATTTCGTAAAACCCTCAGATAAAAGAATTACTGTTGATGTCGCAATGGGCGGTAAGGATAAGCTTATCATAAGCTATTTTGAAGGCTATCGATTAGAAGATATTCTGATTATTGATAAATCATCTGGGAAAGATGTTATTGATGCAATTACCCTTTTTCAAAGTAAACACCAAGTTGGAAACTCTAAAGTTATTTACGATGCAGATGGCGTGGGTGCATTTATTGGAGGTGAGAACAATGGTTTTATTGAAGGTGCTATAGCTTTTCATAATGGATCTAAAGCTATTGAAACAAACGATAAAAGAAAATTCTACAATCTAAAAACACAATGCTTCATCTATTCGGGTGAACGCGTTTCACGAAGCGAAAGCTTTATTTCTGAAAACGTTGCCAATACCATGTATGATGATAAAATGACAGTTCGGCAGCGATTGATGTTTGAAAGAAAAGCTATTAAAACCAAAGTCCAACGAGATGAAGAGCCTGTTAGATTGATTGGTAAAGACGAAATGAAACAAAAGTATTTAACAGGGGGTAGTCCTGATTTACTAGACGGTTTTATGATGAATGAATACTTTGATATTATGCCTAAAATTTACGTTCACGAAACAGAAATAAGCGCAAACGACCTCGGGTTGTTTTAA
- a CDS encoding terminase small subunit: MATSKEIKLTPKKKRFCQEYVKDLNGKQAAIRSGYSIKTAENQASRLLRSVKVKEYIKKLQKDIRERNKMNVDDCVQMLSLMSKFDVADIFNDDGTMKLLKDIPKDTRLVIEGLDIDEIKDGPVTVGYTKKLKLSSRRANIIELMKHLGGYEKDNNQKESNNVVIFNIPDNGRG, from the coding sequence ATGGCAACATCTAAAGAAATAAAGCTTACCCCAAAAAAGAAACGTTTCTGTCAAGAATATGTCAAAGATTTAAACGGAAAACAAGCAGCTATTCGTTCTGGATATTCCATTAAAACAGCAGAAAACCAAGCTAGTCGGCTGTTAAGGTCTGTTAAGGTAAAAGAATATATCAAAAAACTTCAAAAAGACATTAGGGAAAGAAATAAAATGAATGTTGATGATTGTGTCCAAATGCTTTCGTTAATGTCAAAATTTGATGTTGCTGATATTTTTAACGATGATGGAACGATGAAGCTTTTAAAAGATATCCCTAAAGACACTAGATTGGTTATTGAAGGTTTGGATATTGATGAAATTAAAGATGGCCCTGTTACAGTAGGCTATACCAAGAAACTGAAATTATCAAGCCGTAGGGCAAACATAATTGAACTTATGAAACACTTAGGTGGTTATGAAAAAGACAATAATCAAAAGGAATCAAATAACGTTGTTATTTTTAATATTCCTGACAATGGCAGAGGCTAA
- a CDS encoding replicative DNA helicase → MNQPKQISNLKLDRSSVITLEKGKIPPQAIDYEKSILGCALQFKYVMSEIVEIISDNDTVFYKEAHRHIYLAMLDLFTDSEPIDLLTVSTKLKSKKKLELIGGDFYLIELSQNVTSSAHIDYHCRIIMQTYVKRHAIWVASQMIEESYDETKDVFDLLEESQRSLDDTSKWLLRKKPTDLKSGYDKFLENNQNPTAGIPSKLLSRKLSYYPGDLIIIAARPGMGKTALILNEAKHQAKLKIPVGILSLEMMNIQIIGRLAAEEFSIDAERIKDPKKQTPSEREVLKKEGFKISNLPIQMHDEGNLNIMSAKTIIGKWVRQNGVKIVYIDYLQLMEVSGKKSFGNREQEISYISRTLKGIAKEFEIPIIALSQLSRAVETRGGSKRPILSDLRESGAIEQDADVVAFIYRPEYYKIDEWDDDERGSTKDQCEIDVAKIREGLTGYTRVGCKLKYMRFEDLPNPDDVWEPLPPPVQKPEDAFGTKNVPIEDEKDDLPF, encoded by the coding sequence ATGAATCAACCAAAACAAATATCAAACTTAAAATTAGATAGAAGTTCTGTTATAACCCTTGAAAAAGGTAAAATTCCTCCTCAGGCTATCGATTACGAAAAATCAATACTTGGGTGTGCACTTCAATTTAAATATGTTATGTCGGAGATTGTAGAAATTATAAGCGACAACGATACTGTGTTTTACAAAGAAGCGCATCGGCATATTTACTTGGCCATGCTGGATTTGTTCACAGATAGCGAGCCAATTGATTTATTAACGGTTTCTACAAAACTTAAAAGCAAAAAAAAATTAGAATTGATAGGCGGCGATTTCTATCTAATTGAATTATCACAAAACGTTACTTCATCAGCTCACATAGATTATCATTGTAGAATTATAATGCAAACCTACGTTAAACGCCACGCTATTTGGGTTGCCAGTCAAATGATTGAAGAGTCTTATGATGAAACAAAAGACGTTTTCGATTTACTTGAAGAGTCGCAAAGATCTTTGGATGACACATCAAAATGGTTGCTACGAAAGAAACCAACAGACTTAAAGTCCGGTTATGATAAATTTTTAGAAAATAACCAAAATCCAACAGCAGGAATTCCAAGCAAATTACTTAGTAGAAAACTAAGCTATTACCCTGGCGATTTAATTATTATAGCAGCTCGTCCAGGAATGGGCAAAACAGCACTTATTTTAAATGAGGCTAAGCATCAAGCAAAATTAAAAATTCCAGTTGGTATCCTGTCATTGGAAATGATGAACATTCAAATTATTGGAAGATTAGCTGCAGAGGAATTTTCAATTGATGCTGAAAGAATTAAAGATCCAAAAAAACAAACTCCGTCAGAAAGAGAAGTTTTAAAAAAAGAAGGTTTTAAAATATCCAACTTACCTATTCAAATGCACGACGAAGGTAATTTGAATATTATGAGTGCAAAAACAATCATTGGCAAGTGGGTAAGACAGAACGGTGTTAAAATTGTTTATATAGATTATTTACAACTAATGGAAGTGTCTGGTAAAAAGAGTTTCGGAAATCGAGAACAGGAGATATCATACATTTCAAGAACTTTAAAAGGCATAGCAAAGGAATTCGAAATACCCATAATTGCTTTGTCTCAACTCTCAAGAGCTGTAGAAACTAGAGGAGGTAGTAAACGCCCAATTTTGTCCGATTTAAGAGAGTCAGGAGCTATTGAACAAGATGCAGATGTTGTTGCTTTTATTTACCGCCCGGAATATTATAAAATCGATGAATGGGATGATGATGAAAGAGGGTCTACTAAAGATCAATGTGAAATTGACGTAGCTAAAATCAGAGAAGGCTTAACAGGTTATACTCGTGTTGGTTGTAAATTAAAATACATGCGATTTGAGGATTTACCTAACCCTGATGATGTTTGGGAACCGCTACCGCCGCCGGTTCAAAAACCTGAGGATGCTTTTGGAACTAAAAACGTTCCTATCGAAGATGAGAAGGATGATTTACCGTTTTAG